One window from the genome of Chloroherpetonaceae bacterium encodes:
- a CDS encoding Uma2 family endonuclease has product MQDTVEILSQYELERGKPMPSKNHSLVQSNLLYALSDYRTKFSILPELSLEFSGQVYVPDLCICEKMKIDWLNDETKLTTAPLTVIEIASPSQGYEVFEEKLKGYFLNGVKSFWLVNPFLQSIALFTPNEQKPQVISTGLLTDEVTGIKIPIEKVFE; this is encoded by the coding sequence ATGCAAGATACCGTCGAAATTCTCTCACAATACGAATTGGAGCGAGGTAAACCAATGCCAAGTAAAAATCACTCTTTAGTCCAAAGTAATTTGCTTTATGCCTTATCTGACTATAGAACAAAGTTCTCAATATTGCCTGAGCTTTCACTTGAGTTTTCTGGTCAAGTGTATGTTCCTGATCTTTGTATATGCGAAAAGATGAAGATTGATTGGCTCAATGATGAAACAAAGCTCACGACTGCACCATTAACGGTTATAGAAATCGCCTCGCCCTCGCAAGGGTATGAAGTATTTGAAGAAAAATTAAAAGGGTACTTTTTGAACGGGGTTAAGTCTTTTTGGCTTGTGAATCCATTTCTTCAATCAATAGCCTTATTCACTCCCAATGAGCAGAAGCCGCAAGTTATCTCTACGGGTTTATTAACCGATGAAGTAACGGGGATTAAAATACCAATTGAAAAAGTATTCGAATAA
- a CDS encoding MBL fold metallo-hydrolase has product MIKRDKLYQKSPHFKNGLFFNRTETPNLTEGYTLSQVVLDFFLKGSKRRRPKSTIPSIKTNLKSLPLEKNLLVWFGHSSYYFQLNQKRFLVDPVFSGNASPIPNTMLSFPGSDVFTPNDIPEIDYLILTHDHYDHTDLPTLLKLKHNFSRAILPLGVGEYFENWGFEQSRFSEHDWDERIELENGITVFTKPARHFSGRTLVRNTTLWMSLLVKSDSYKLYLGGDSGYDTHFKEIGNEFGPIDLAVLENGQYNKMWRYVHTSPEETFQAAIDLKAKRLLPVHSSKFALSDHDWDEPLRKISELSVNSPYGLLTPVIGEVVELENENQKFNPWWEGLE; this is encoded by the coding sequence TTGATTAAACGCGACAAACTTTATCAAAAATCACCCCATTTCAAAAATGGGTTGTTTTTTAATCGGACTGAAACACCCAATCTCACTGAAGGTTACACGCTTTCTCAAGTCGTCCTTGATTTCTTTTTGAAGGGTTCAAAGAGGAGACGGCCGAAATCTACAATACCCTCAATCAAAACAAATCTCAAATCACTTCCTCTAGAAAAGAATTTATTGGTTTGGTTTGGCCATTCCTCATATTACTTTCAATTGAATCAAAAGCGATTTTTAGTCGATCCTGTTTTTAGTGGAAACGCTTCCCCGATTCCGAACACAATGCTCAGTTTTCCGGGCTCTGATGTTTTCACTCCGAATGACATTCCAGAAATCGATTACCTTATTCTCACTCACGATCATTATGATCATACCGATTTGCCAACTTTATTGAAATTGAAACACAATTTTTCGAGAGCGATTTTACCTTTAGGGGTTGGAGAATATTTTGAGAATTGGGGATTTGAGCAATCACGCTTTTCTGAACATGACTGGGATGAAAGAATTGAATTAGAAAACGGAATCACTGTATTCACCAAACCGGCGCGTCACTTTTCAGGAAGAACATTAGTACGGAATACAACACTTTGGATGTCTTTGCTTGTCAAATCAGATTCTTACAAACTTTATCTTGGAGGTGATAGTGGTTATGATACCCACTTTAAAGAAATTGGAAATGAATTTGGCCCAATTGATTTGGCTGTTTTAGAAAATGGTCAGTACAATAAAATGTGGCGATATGTTCATACATCTCCCGAAGAAACTTTCCAAGCGGCAATAGACCTCAAAGCAAAAAGACTTTTGCCCGTTCATTCATCCAAATTTGCGCTTTCTGATCACGATTGGGATGAGCCGCTAAGAAAAATTTCTGAACTATCCGTGAATTCCCCATACGGACTTCTCACGCCTGTAATCGGAGAAGTTGTTGAACTTGAAAATGAAAACCAAAAATTTAATCCTTGGTGGGAAGGTTTAGAATAA
- a CDS encoding Crp/Fnr family transcriptional regulator → MRKIEVIPLEYEQPTIKIGASKELTSKLFENSILKEYKAGDIIMNENSSIRSIPIVAKGSIRVIRTERDGREILLYYIKPGESCIMSFLGGIHNETSKVRAEVEEDAAIYFLPIEKVGMFLREFPEWLDYLFKLYHKRFEELLEVVNEIAFKKVDERLLSLIKKKVELSENQVIAVTHEQLAQELGTARVVVSRLLKKLEDDGVLSLARNKITLNVS, encoded by the coding sequence ATGAGAAAGATTGAAGTTATCCCTCTTGAATATGAACAGCCCACAATCAAAATTGGTGCCTCCAAAGAACTTACTTCAAAACTTTTTGAGAATTCAATCTTAAAAGAGTACAAAGCAGGGGATATCATCATGAATGAAAATTCTTCCATTCGTTCGATTCCCATCGTTGCCAAGGGGTCTATACGGGTGATTCGTACTGAGCGAGATGGTCGTGAAATTCTTCTTTACTACATCAAGCCGGGTGAGAGTTGTATCATGTCTTTTTTGGGCGGGATTCACAATGAAACCAGCAAGGTAAGGGCAGAAGTTGAAGAAGACGCTGCAATTTATTTTTTACCGATTGAGAAAGTAGGAATGTTTTTGAGAGAATTTCCGGAGTGGCTTGATTACCTTTTTAAGCTTTATCACAAGCGATTTGAAGAGCTTTTAGAAGTTGTTAATGAAATCGCCTTCAAAAAAGTGGATGAGCGGCTGCTTTCTCTCATTAAAAAGAAAGTTGAATTAAGCGAAAACCAAGTGATTGCTGTGACACATGAGCAATTAGCCCAAGAACTTGGAACGGCAAGAGTCGTGGTTTCACGTTTATTGAAAAAGCTTGAAGATGATGGGGTTTTAAGTTTAGCAAGAAATAAAATTACCCTAAACGTTAGTTAA
- a CDS encoding LptF/LptG family permease, protein MFNRIDRYIIKEYLFTLLFALLAFICLFILIDLIEKIDDYIDRKAKLEAIALYYLYLSPEILKLVAPVAGLLSALFVTGKMAKQTELLAIQAGGVSLYRILLPFLFVGFLLTTFDLFFSGWLVPITTRYKQKFETLQLGRSYWTGGSRSNLNIQDSPSRFVSISYYDDPQQTCYTTSIFYYTNFELVKRLDMPSLKYDSSTAKWIGKDIVERRFIRNEEIGFVKIKIDTIELSFSIRDLRENNSALELLNLVDHKRFIEARKRSGFESTSEAEVKYHSKISFPFACLIVILLGVPLSAQKKKTGIALEAGISGAIGFFYIGLQQTFATLGYKGAITPIIAAWAPNFLFLFAGIIMVIKAKK, encoded by the coding sequence ATGTTCAACCGAATTGATCGGTACATTATCAAAGAATACCTCTTTACGCTTCTTTTCGCGCTTTTAGCTTTTATTTGCTTGTTTATCCTCATTGATCTAATCGAAAAAATCGACGACTATATCGACCGAAAGGCAAAACTTGAAGCCATCGCTCTTTACTACTTATATTTATCACCTGAAATTCTAAAGCTTGTCGCACCGGTTGCAGGATTGCTCTCGGCACTTTTCGTCACAGGAAAAATGGCCAAGCAAACTGAACTTCTTGCCATTCAAGCAGGTGGCGTAAGTCTTTACAGAATTCTACTTCCGTTTTTATTTGTAGGTTTTCTTTTGACGACTTTCGATTTATTTTTCTCCGGCTGGCTTGTTCCCATCACAACCCGCTACAAACAGAAATTCGAAACCCTTCAATTAGGAAGAAGCTATTGGACCGGGGGCAGCCGTTCAAACCTTAATATTCAGGATTCTCCTTCACGGTTTGTGAGCATTTCCTATTATGATGACCCTCAACAAACCTGTTATACCACTTCTATTTTTTACTATACTAATTTTGAACTTGTAAAAAGGCTTGATATGCCTAGTCTAAAATATGATTCTTCCACGGCAAAATGGATTGGAAAAGACATTGTAGAACGGCGGTTTATTCGAAATGAAGAGATTGGATTTGTGAAAATTAAGATAGATACCATTGAACTTTCTTTTTCAATTCGAGATCTTCGTGAAAACAATTCTGCTTTAGAGCTCTTAAATCTCGTTGACCATAAAAGATTTATTGAAGCTCGAAAGCGAAGCGGATTTGAATCAACAAGTGAGGCGGAGGTTAAGTATCACTCAAAAATTTCATTCCCATTTGCTTGCCTTATTGTTATTCTTCTTGGAGTTCCACTCTCTGCTCAAAAGAAAAAGACCGGAATTGCACTTGAAGCCGGAATCAGCGGTGCAATTGGCTTTTTCTACATCGGTTTACAACAAACATTTGCAACTTTAGGATACAAAGGAGCGATCACCCCGATTATTGCTGCTTGGGCTCCTAATTTTCTTTTTTTATTTGCTGGGATTATTATGGTCATCAAAGCAAAGAAATAA
- a CDS encoding acyltransferase, with amino-acid sequence MQKGSRVKTIDGLRGLAILIVTIYHCLDIVRTNTVIFSYLKNSIWSFGGGGNFALVLTGFLITKVLHSLKGKNDYYRTFFINRSLRLIPLFYFFILIFFNVVPLVFKEKLQFQYLWNNQIWHWFFVHNWSPLFVDYSSGNKYISHLWFIGVEQQVFIFFPLLYLYLNDDKFIKLSIFLIVLTPILRFLLLLTADNSVLMIKYIHYMTITRLDSVFWGALLFKLILDKERLLYFLSHLKKSLLFTVFILLSLSFLLFDIPTLSKVEDFPLLLIPNSIGYTIGSFLSILIIGWGWTVSEESKFGRYLSENRLLQGVGTYAYSIYLFHFPFIHLIKEIWFFFPVSKIGGAVNQLLFISIVFALSYLFALITWKLIEKPFMDLKELNFFKKKENSIIA; translated from the coding sequence ATGCAAAAAGGGTCAAGAGTTAAAACAATTGATGGTTTAAGAGGTCTAGCGATTTTAATAGTTACAATTTATCATTGTTTAGACATTGTTAGAACAAATACAGTCATATTCAGTTATCTGAAAAATAGTATTTGGTCTTTTGGTGGTGGTGGGAATTTCGCTTTAGTATTAACAGGGTTTTTAATAACAAAGGTTCTTCATTCATTAAAAGGAAAAAACGACTATTATAGAACATTCTTTATTAATCGATCATTGCGATTGATCCCGCTATTTTACTTTTTTATTTTAATTTTCTTTAATGTTGTTCCATTGGTTTTTAAAGAAAAATTACAATTTCAATACCTTTGGAATAATCAAATTTGGCATTGGTTTTTTGTTCATAATTGGTCGCCATTATTTGTTGATTACTCTTCAGGAAATAAATACATTTCCCATTTATGGTTTATCGGTGTTGAGCAGCAGGTTTTTATTTTTTTTCCTCTTTTGTATTTATATCTTAATGATGATAAATTTATAAAGCTTTCTATTTTTTTAATTGTATTGACCCCAATTTTAAGATTTTTGCTTTTATTAACAGCTGATAATTCAGTTTTGATGATAAAGTATATTCACTATATGACTATTACAAGGTTGGATAGTGTTTTTTGGGGTGCGCTCCTCTTTAAGTTGATATTGGATAAAGAAAGATTGTTATATTTCTTAAGCCACTTAAAGAAATCATTATTATTTACAGTGTTTATTTTGTTATCACTATCATTCCTATTATTTGATATACCAACACTTTCGAAAGTTGAAGATTTCCCACTCTTATTAATTCCAAATTCAATTGGATACACAATAGGCAGTTTTCTCTCGATACTAATTATTGGTTGGGGCTGGACAGTATCAGAAGAAAGTAAATTTGGGAGATATTTATCAGAAAACAGATTACTTCAAGGTGTCGGAACTTATGCATATAGTATTTATCTTTTTCATTTTCCATTTATTCACTTAATTAAGGAGATATGGTTTTTCTTTCCAGTAAGTAAAATAGGAGGTGCGGTAAATCAACTCTTATTTATCTCTATAGTATTTGCATTATCTTATTTATTTGCTCTTATCACTTGGAAATTAATCGAAAAGCCATTTATGGATTTGAAAGAACTCAATTTTTTTAAGAAAAAAGAAAATTCGATCATTGCATGA
- a CDS encoding SDR family oxidoreductase, translated as MELKGKTALITGSSRGIGKAIALELARLGANIAVNYAKNKEEAENTVQELQQIGVQSMALQANIAKHEEIVRLFAEVDQTFGRLDIFIHNAAKGVFGVAHRIGPNGFELAMATGPKAFLFGAQEAYKRFGDKGGIILAISSIGNLRVLPDYAAVGTAKAGIENLVRYLAAEMGHKNIRVNAISAGPIDTEALLDFKEMEKKKEAWIEKTPLGRLGNTQDVANIAAFLCSEKSRWIHGQVIIADGGYTLY; from the coding sequence ATGGAATTGAAGGGTAAAACTGCGTTGATAACGGGTTCTTCAAGAGGAATTGGTAAAGCAATTGCCCTTGAATTAGCCCGATTGGGTGCAAATATTGCAGTCAATTATGCTAAAAACAAGGAAGAAGCTGAGAATACGGTTCAAGAACTTCAGCAAATAGGCGTTCAGTCAATGGCACTGCAAGCCAATATTGCAAAACACGAGGAAATTGTACGTCTATTCGCAGAGGTTGACCAAACTTTCGGCCGACTTGATATTTTTATTCATAACGCAGCGAAAGGCGTATTTGGAGTGGCGCATCGTATAGGGCCAAACGGATTTGAGCTAGCAATGGCCACCGGTCCAAAAGCTTTTTTGTTTGGCGCACAAGAAGCCTATAAACGATTTGGTGATAAGGGAGGCATAATTCTTGCAATTTCAAGCATTGGAAATCTTAGGGTTCTTCCAGATTATGCTGCGGTAGGCACTGCCAAAGCGGGAATTGAAAATTTGGTCAGATATCTTGCTGCTGAAATGGGGCATAAAAATATTCGGGTCAATGCCATCTCAGCAGGGCCAATTGATACGGAAGCACTTCTTGATTTCAAAGAGATGGAAAAGAAAAAGGAAGCGTGGATTGAAAAAACGCCGCTAGGAAGATTAGGAAATACCCAAGATGTCGCTAATATTGCAGCTTTTTTATGCTCTGAAAAATCGCGATGGATTCACGGACAGGTGATCATTGCTGATGGGGGCTATACACTTTATTAA
- a CDS encoding rhomboid family intramembrane serine protease, producing the protein MRIKYNSPVILTFTLLSFFIMTLSSFFGNWLTLTFFAIPGSLDYTNPLTYLRLFTHIIGHADWNHFISNFSLLLLLGPLLEEKYGSKLILFMIVLTALSTGILNAIFFHNGILGASGIVFMLILMSSFTDFEAGEIPLTFILVSTLFFGKELISSFGDDKISQFAHMLGGISGSLFGFIYHRKGKHFLD; encoded by the coding sequence ATGCGAATAAAATACAACTCACCGGTCATATTAACTTTCACTTTGCTTTCATTTTTTATCATGACCTTAAGTTCATTTTTTGGAAACTGGCTTACTTTAACCTTTTTTGCAATTCCCGGATCCCTTGACTACACAAATCCACTTACCTACCTTCGTCTCTTCACTCATATTATCGGTCACGCCGATTGGAATCATTTCATCAGTAACTTTTCTCTCCTTTTACTTCTAGGTCCTCTCTTAGAAGAAAAGTACGGCTCAAAATTGATTCTCTTTATGATTGTTTTGACCGCTCTTTCAACCGGTATCCTGAATGCGATATTTTTTCATAATGGAATTTTAGGAGCAAGCGGAATCGTTTTTATGCTCATCTTGATGAGCTCATTTACAGATTTTGAAGCGGGTGAAATACCACTCACCTTCATCTTGGTTTCTACCCTTTTCTTTGGGAAGGAATTGATTAGTTCTTTTGGAGACGACAAAATCTCGCAGTTTGCTCACATGCTCGGGGGTATCTCAGGAAGCCTTTTTGGTTTTATCTATCATCGGAAGGGAAAGCATTTTCTCGATTAA